A section of the Schistosoma haematobium chromosome ZW, whole genome shotgun sequence genome encodes:
- the SMAP2_1 gene encoding SPARC- modular calcium-binding protein 2 (EggNog:ENOG410VEAK~COG:T), producing the protein MTSSSNRRDNTKLQNERHQLIIQELLRDDDNKYCADCDAKGPRWASWNIGIFLCIRCAGIHRNLGVHISKVKSVNLDTWTPMQLAVMREMGNSRARAVYEANLPDNFRRPQTDAALETFIRAKYEQKRYIAQEYTPSKPDVESLMKELQRLELSQKKKSPTVSLGAHLQQPTSRTHRPSKELPVTVS; encoded by the exons ATGACAAGTAGTTCAAACAGACGGGATAATACTAAACTGCAAAATGAAAGACATCAGCTCATAATTCAGGAGTTACTTCGTGATGACGACAATAAGTACTGCGCAGATTGTGACGCGAAAG GGCCACGTTGGGCTTCCTGGAATATTGGCATTTTCTTGTGCATAAGATGTGCAGGGATACATCGCAATCTGGGTGTTCATATATCCAAAGTTAAATCAGTTAACCTTGATACATGGACTCCTATGCAGTTGGCT GTTATGAGGGAAATGGGTAATAGCAGAGCACGAGCTGTATATGAAGCAAATTTGCCTGATAATTTTAGAAGGCCACAGACAGATGCTGCGTTGGAGACGTTCATTCGAGCAAAGTATGAACAGAAACGGTACATAGCGCAAGAATATACCCCAAGTAAACCCGATGTGGAATCTTTAATGAAA GAATTGCAACGTCTTGAATTGTCTCAAAAGAAAAAATCGCCTACTGTGAGCTTGGGTGCTCATTTACAACAGCCTACCAGCAGAACGCATCGTCCATCTAAGGAGCTACCAGTAACAGTAAGCTGA
- the SMAP2_1 gene encoding SPARC- modular calcium-binding protein 2, variant 2 (EggNog:ENOG410VEAK~COG:T), translating to MTSSSNRRDNTKLQNERHQLIIQELLRDDDNKYCADCDAKGPRWASWNIGIFLCIRCAGIHRNLGVHISKVKSVNLDTWTPMQLAVMREMGNSRARAVYEANLPDNFRRPQTDAALETFIRAKYEQKRYIAQEYTPSKPDVESLMKELQRLELSQKKKSPTVSLGAHLQQPTSRTHRPSKELPVTSSETDNVNRTNNDFDLLGLDSASSPENKNNLFDHGGFSQATFGNQQKQSTAGQQPVSSLVDTTQHIQKPKDTASSLTSDLLGLDFGCTNLVGEKTTNVANDGQVSSGSTSKITKDSILALYQQSAPQSSSLNSALYPGTMGQFSTSNFSGNQYFGCNPPLDNSTHNKNINNSGNGETKEPHFPPNQFLSYGLGINPAGTNNLNGSLQFIPPSPNFAVWPENNTSACSSIAIQPNQNIVRPNQSFAFSNTLNSNRNNPCTNTLSQLWNMNMNQTLPNQTFGNFVSHSANNNVAPNNEMYLSQVKSQLTSLYLGKSPLNP from the exons ATGACAAGTAGTTCAAACAGACGGGATAATACTAAACTGCAAAATGAAAGACATCAGCTCATAATTCAGGAGTTACTTCGTGATGACGACAATAAGTACTGCGCAGATTGTGACGCGAAAG GGCCACGTTGGGCTTCCTGGAATATTGGCATTTTCTTGTGCATAAGATGTGCAGGGATACATCGCAATCTGGGTGTTCATATATCCAAAGTTAAATCAGTTAACCTTGATACATGGACTCCTATGCAGTTGGCT GTTATGAGGGAAATGGGTAATAGCAGAGCACGAGCTGTATATGAAGCAAATTTGCCTGATAATTTTAGAAGGCCACAGACAGATGCTGCGTTGGAGACGTTCATTCGAGCAAAGTATGAACAGAAACGGTACATAGCGCAAGAATATACCCCAAGTAAACCCGATGTGGAATCTTTAATGAAA GAATTGCAACGTCTTGAATTGTCTCAAAAGAAAAAATCGCCTACTGTGAGCTTGGGTGCTCATTTACAACAGCCTACCAGCAGAACGCATCGTCCATCTAAGGAGCTACCAGTAACA TCATCTGAAACAGATAATGTTAACAGGACAAACAACGATTTTGACCTTCTGGGGCTTGACAGTGCTTCTAGTccagaaaataaaaataatctatttGATCACGGTGGTTTTAGTCAAGCAACTTTTGGAAATCAACAAAAACAGTCAACTGCTGGACAACAACCAGTCAGCTCACTAGTAGATACGACCCAACATATACAAAAACCTAAA GATACTGCATCTAGCTTGACATCTGATCTTCTGGGTTTGGACTTTGGATGCACTAACTTGGTCGGTGAAAAGACTACAAATGTAGCTAATGATGGACAAGTGTCTTCAGGATCCACGTCAAAGATAACCAAAGATTCAATCTTGGCTTTGTATCAGCAAAGCGCACCACAGTCAAGTAGTTTGAATTCCGCATTGTATCCAGGAACTATGGGACAGTTCTCAACTTCTAACTTTTCAGGAAATCAGTACTTTGGATGTAATCCTCCACTTGATAATTCTACgcataacaaaaatataaacaattcgG GTAATGGGGAAACGAAAGAGCCACATTTTCCTCCCAATCAATTTTTATCATACGGTTTGGGCATAAATCCAGCTGGAACTAATAATTTGAATGGATCATTGCAATTTATT CCTCCGTCACCTAATTTCGCTGTCTGGCCTGAAAATAATACCTCCGCATGCTCATCTATTGCAATACAACCGAATCAGAACATTGTTCGTCCGAATCAGTCGTTTGCTTTCAGTAATACCTTAAACTCCAACCGTAATAATCCATGCACGAACACTTTATCTCAGTTATGGAATATGAACATGAATCAAACATTACCAAATCAAACGTTTGGGAATTTCGTTTCTCACTCAGCAAATAACAACGTGGCACCAAACAATGAAATGTATTTATCTCAG GTTAAAAGTCAGTTAACTTCATTATATCTTGGCAAAAGTCCACTGAATCCATAA